One region of Macadamia integrifolia cultivar HAES 741 chromosome 11, SCU_Mint_v3, whole genome shotgun sequence genomic DNA includes:
- the LOC122092959 gene encoding uncharacterized protein LOC122092959, with amino-acid sequence MVYFVSFDVMEPTGDSNSRSRDIASWPSAVSHYMLECVLKQYKSGKGGDNGLKKEQFIAIANQLKEKFFTSYDCEQVRNHFRIWKQRLRALSDLQKQSGLGWNASELRFDAPQHFWNEYRKKEQKYWKEHSVLPIHLEVGALLRKEMATGNDSTVPSEAATEVMMDVTGTHVEGIGNNDGVHYEHIEEEESVPSTPIGSTSRSRGRPTGSVNSGREKRKKGVAEKVVSPLKQIANSIEKMVMSESQTEFGRAIIDAVDAIPDLNFQQK; translated from the exons atggtgtattttgttagttttgatgtgatGGAACCAACAGGAGATTCTAATAGTAGGTCACGGGACATTGCTTCATGGCCTAGCGCCGTTTCTCATTACATGTTGGAGTGTGTATTGAAGCAGTACAAGAGTGGTAAGGGTGGAGATAATGGACTGAAAAAGGAGCAGTTCATTGCAATTGCCAACCAACTGAAGGAGAAATTTTTTACTAGTTACGACTGTGAACAAGTGAGAAAccactttcggatttggaagcaaaggcttagagcattGAGTGACCTACAAAAGCAaagtggattgggttggaatgcatctgaattgagatttgatgctcctcaacacttctggaatgaatatagg aaaaaagaacaaaagtattggaaggaacatagtgtgctcccaattcaccttgaagttggagctttgctaaGGAAAGAGATGGCAACTGGGAATGATTCAACAGTCCCCTCTGAAGCTGCCACTGAAGTTATGATGGACGTGACAGGTACTCATGTTGAGGGAATAGGGAACAATGATGGTGTTCACTATGAacatattgaagaagaagaaagtgttccttccacTCCCATTGGTAGTACCAGCCGTTCGCGAGGAAGACCTACTGGGTCCGTCAATAGTggcagagaaaagaggaagaagggtgtagctgaaaaggtggtaagtccaTTGAAACAGATTGCTAACTCAATTGAAAAGATGGTAATGAGTGAATCTCAGACTGAATTTGGGAGAGCCATTATAGATGCTGTTGATGCCATTCCAGAcctcaattttcaacaaaa ATGA